The Takifugu flavidus isolate HTHZ2018 chromosome 21, ASM371156v2, whole genome shotgun sequence genome has a window encoding:
- the LOC130517953 gene encoding ectonucleotide pyrophosphatase/phosphodiesterase family member 3 translates to MGLGKKSQNKKIIIGVLAVVVVILVLGLGLGLGLKKENAPHTSCRNRCYEAFDDETPGCRCDESCNATNSCCYDFSDLCKAASELWECTTLRCGEKRLSGSRCQCSDDCLSAGDCCTNYRHVCHGEPSWVEDQCDNLSAPVCPAGVTRQPLLLVSLDGLRPEYLQSWHTLLPVLDKLRKCGTSAPFMQAAFPSKTFPNHYTIVTGLYPESNGLIDNVMYDPVFDATFTLSTEEKSNPAWYLGQPIWHTATYQGLKSGTFFWPGSDVKINGSFPDIHRQYDGKVPFEERVFTVLQWLQLPEDQRPDFFTLYLEEPDKSGHKYGPVSGGLILAIQNIDRIMGQLMNGLKQIGLHRCLNIIVLADHGMEEMSCSRKETLQELVGNVSKYWVTEGPFGRIRPKDKDTTWDPAGLVANMTCKKPDQKIKPYLKANLPKRLHFANSRRIEDVSVLVEVKWLFERYRGSLTFCSGGNHGYDNDAESMHAMFLSYGPTFVSKTVVEPFSNIELYNLMCDVLQISPADNNGTHGSMNHLLKQPYFTPTFPAELSRPDQCQLTSLDPEDSLGCSCSSGNTFNSRLNLTTEEVLAAENLHMPFGRPRMLQPDQSYCILRHQGFVSAYSRTALMPLWSSFTLHKPGNMDPLPSVVPDCLRPDVRVPSSQSPRCDQYNAAGNVTHGFLYPPNLNVTAEQQYDALLMSNVVPMYPEFKRIWAYFHNTLLKKYAFIYDGINVVVGPVFDYNYDGRHDAAEQIQQSVSGTNISIPTHYFVLVTSCKDSALSVDGCQGELQTVSFLLPHRPDNSESCKGTETESTWVEELMWFHQSRVRDVEWVAGLDFYQGSGRPIAELLRVKTRPTAAIRRKP, encoded by the exons ATGGGTTTGGGAAAGAAGTCACAGAACAAGAAGATAATT ATAGGTGTGCTGGCAGTCGTGGTTGTGATCCTGGTCCTCGGTCTTGGACTCGGTCTCGgactaaagaaagaaaatg CTCCGCACACGTCCTGCAGGAACCGTTGCTACGAAGCGTTCGACGACGAGACCCCCGGCTGTCGCTGTGACGAGAGCTGCAATGCCACCAACAGCTGCTGCTACGACTTCTCTGACCTCTGCAAAGCCGCGA GTGAGCTGTGGGAGTGCACGACGCTGCGGTGTGGAGAGAAGAGGCTGTCGGGGAGCCGGTGTCAGTGCTCTGACGACTGTCTGTCTGCGGGAGACTGCTGCACCAACTACAGACACGTCTGCCACG GTGAGCCGTCGTGGGTGGAGGACCAGTGTGACAACCTGTCAGCGCCCGTGTGTCCAGCAGG TGTCACACGCCAGCCGCTGCTCCTGGTGTCGCTGGACGGGCTGCGACCAGAGTACCTGCAGTCGTGGCACACGCTCCTGCCGGTTCTGGACAAGCTGA GGAAATGTGGAACATCGGCCCCGTTCATGCAGGCAGCGTTTCCCAGCAAGACTTTTCCCAACCACTACACCATCGTTACG GGTCTTTACCCAGAATCCAACGGTTTAATCGACAACGTCATGTATGACCCGGTGTTTGATGCCACCTTCACCCTGTCCACCGAGGAGAAGAGCAACCCGGCCTGGTACCTGGGCCAACCC ATCTGGCACACAGCCACGTACCAGGGCCTGAAATCAGGAACCTTCTTCTGGCCCGGATCAGACGTCAAAATCAACGGAAGCTTTCCGGACATCCACCGTCAGTACGACGG TAAAGTTCCATTTGAAGAGCGAGTCTTCACTGTGCTGCAGTGGCTCCAGCTGCCTGAGGACCAAAG ACCAGACTTCTTCACCCTGTATCTGGAGGAACCTGACAAATCCGGCCACAAATACGGCCCTGTGAGCGGGGGG CTGATTCTGGCCATCCAGAACATTGACCGGATCATGGGTCAGCTGATGAACGGCCTGAAGCAGATTGGCCTCCACCGTTGTCTTAACATCATCGTCCTGGCAGATCACG GTATGGAGgagatgagctgcagcaggaaggagacgctgcaggagctggtgggCAACGTTAGCAAGTACTGGGTGACCGAGGGGCCGTTTGGACGCATCAGGCCCAAAGATAAAGACACAACGT GGGACCCAGCTGGACTCGTGGCTAACATGACG TGTAAGAAACCGGATCAGAAGATCAAACCCTACCTGAAGGCCAACCTTCCCAAACGTCTCCACTTtgccaacagccgccgcattgaGGACGTCAGTGTTCTGGTGGAGGTGAAATGGCTCTTTGAGAG gtatCGGGGATCTCTGACCTTCTGCTCTGGGGGAAACCACGGCTATGACAATGATGCTGAGAGCATGCAC GCCATGTTCCTCAGTTATGGACCCACATTTGTCTCCAAGACCGTGGTAGAACCCTTTTCCAACATTGAGCTGTACAACCTGATGTGTG ATGTGCTCCAGATTTCTCCTGCTGACAACAACGGGACTCATGGCAGCATGAACCACCTGCTGAAGCAGCCATACTTCACGCCCACCTTCCCTGCAGAACTGAGTCGGCCGGATCAGTGCCAGCTGACCAGCTTGGACCCTGAGGACAGTCTGGGATGCTCCTGTTCA AGTGGAAACACCTTCAACAGTCGTCTGAATCTGACCACAGAAGAAG TGTTGGCTGCTGAGAACCTTCACATGCCATTCGGGCGTCCTCGGATGCTTCAGCCCGATCAGAGTTACTGCATCCTCCGTCACCAAGGTTTCGTCAGTGCCTACAGCCGGACCGCGCTGATGCCTCTGTGGAGCTCCTTCACTCTCCATAAACCG GGAAACATGGACCCACTGCCTTCAGTGGTACCAGACTGTCTGAGGCCTGATGTCAGAGTACCCTCATCCCAGAGTCCCAGATGTGACCAGTACAACGCTGCAGGAAATGTGACACACGGCTTCTTATACCCACCCA aTCTGAACGTAACGGCAGAACAGCAGTACGACGCCCTGCTCATGAGCAACGTGGTGCCCATGTACCCCGAGTTTAAGA GAATCTGGGCCTACTTTCACAACACCTTGTTGAAGAAATATGCCTTTATTTACGATGGAATTAACGTGGTGGTGGGACCAGTGTTTGACTACAACTACGACGGCCGGCACGACGCTGCAGAGCAGATCCAGCA GTCCGTGTCAGGCACCAACATCTCCATACCCACTCATTACTTTGTGCTGGTGACCAGCTGCAAGGACTCAGCGCTGTCCGTGGATGGTTGCCAAGGCGAACTGCAGACTGTGTCTTTCCTTCTGCCTCACCGACCAGACAACTCAGAGAGCTGCAAG GGTACAGAAACGGAATCTACCTGGGTGGAAGAGCTCA